From one Idiomarina sp. X4 genomic stretch:
- the narH gene encoding nitrate reductase subunit beta, translating to MKVRAQIGMVLNLDKCIGCHTCSITCKNVWTSREGVEYAWFNNVETKPGIGFPKEWENQDKWNGGWSRNKKGNLELKIGSKRRVLANIFGNPDLPEIDDYYEPFEFDYQHLHTAKPSKHQPTARPRSLITGKRMQKVEWGPNWEEILGTEFEKRKKDKNFDDVVQKDMYGQFEKTFMMYLPRLCEHCLNPACVAACPSGAIYKREEDGIVLIDQDKCRGWRMCVSGCPYKKIYYNWKTGKSEKCTFCYPRIEAGQPTTCSETCVGRIRYLGVLLYDADRIEEAANTPNEQDLYEEQLGIFLDPHDPEVQEAARKEGIAENWIKAAQRSPVYMMAMQWKVALPLHPEYRTLPMVWYVPPLSPIQSAVEAGHVGMDGEIPDLKSLRIPLRYLANLLTAGDEKPIIRALERMIAMRSYMRSQHVDGVEDLNVLKQVGLSKNQVEEMYRYMALADFEDRFVIPTSHRAYAENAYDVKGGCGFSFGNGCSDGNNGVNLFGAKKQSVRQVIPVTMKE from the coding sequence ATGAAAGTAAGAGCTCAAATTGGCATGGTGCTGAATTTGGACAAGTGTATCGGCTGTCATACTTGCTCCATCACCTGCAAAAACGTATGGACCTCTCGCGAAGGGGTCGAATATGCCTGGTTTAACAACGTAGAAACCAAGCCCGGCATTGGTTTCCCGAAAGAATGGGAAAACCAGGACAAATGGAACGGCGGATGGTCGCGCAATAAAAAAGGCAATCTGGAGCTAAAAATTGGTAGTAAACGCCGCGTTTTGGCGAATATTTTTGGTAACCCGGACTTACCTGAAATTGACGATTACTATGAGCCGTTTGAATTCGATTACCAACACTTGCACACGGCGAAGCCGAGCAAGCACCAACCGACTGCACGGCCGCGCTCACTGATCACCGGTAAGCGGATGCAGAAAGTTGAATGGGGTCCGAACTGGGAAGAAATTCTGGGTACGGAATTCGAAAAGCGTAAGAAAGACAAAAACTTTGACGACGTGGTTCAAAAAGACATGTACGGTCAGTTTGAAAAGACCTTCATGATGTATTTACCACGTTTGTGCGAGCACTGTCTGAACCCGGCGTGTGTGGCGGCGTGCCCTTCGGGCGCTATCTATAAGCGTGAAGAAGACGGTATTGTTCTGATTGACCAGGACAAATGTCGCGGCTGGCGCATGTGTGTATCGGGTTGCCCGTACAAGAAAATTTACTACAACTGGAAGACCGGCAAATCTGAAAAATGTACGTTCTGCTACCCGCGTATTGAAGCGGGTCAGCCAACCACATGTTCAGAAACCTGCGTCGGTCGTATCCGTTACTTAGGTGTACTGCTTTACGATGCGGACCGCATTGAAGAAGCTGCAAACACGCCAAACGAGCAAGACCTGTACGAAGAGCAGTTGGGTATTTTCTTAGACCCGCATGACCCTGAAGTTCAGGAAGCGGCGCGTAAGGAAGGCATCGCTGAAAACTGGATTAAAGCCGCACAGCGCTCACCGGTTTACATGATGGCGATGCAATGGAAAGTGGCACTGCCACTGCACCCCGAGTACCGCACACTGCCTATGGTTTGGTATGTACCACCGCTGTCGCCAATTCAAAGTGCAGTTGAAGCAGGCCATGTCGGCATGGACGGTGAAATTCCGGACTTGAAGTCGCTGCGTATTCCGCTGCGTTATCTGGCGAACTTGCTAACTGCGGGCGACGAGAAGCCAATTATTCGGGCGTTAGAGCGAATGATTGCGATGCGCTCTTACATGCGCTCGCAGCATGTGGACGGTGTTGAAGACTTAAATGTACTGAAGCAAGTAGGCTTGAGTAAAAACCAAGTTGAAGAAATGTATCGCTACATGGCGCTGGCTGACTTTGAAGATCGCTTTGTGATTCCGACCAGCCACCGTGCGTATGCTGAAAACGCGTATGACGTTAAAGGCGGCTGCGGCTTTAGCTTCGGCAACGGCTGTAGCGATGGTAACAACGGTGTGAACCTGTTCGGCGCGAAGAAACAAAGTGTTCGCCAGGTCATTCCTGTGACC
- a CDS encoding nitrate reductase subunit alpha: protein MSRLLEKLRFFKTHKEPFADGHGVTTDEDRAWEQGYRQRWQHDKVVRSTHGVNCTGSCSWKIYVKDGLVTWETQQTDYPRTRPDLPNHEPRGCPRGASYSWYIYSANRLKYPKVRQQLMSLWREAKEKHKDPVKAWESIVTDPAKAKSYKQARGMGGFIRASWQEVNEIIAASNVYTAKEYGPDRITGFSPIPAMSMVSYAAGARYLSLIGGNCLSFYDWYCDLPPSSPQVWGEQTDVPESADWYNSNYIIAWGSNVPQTRTPDAHFFTEVRYKGTKTCVITSDYSEASKFGDTWLAPRQGTDSALAMAFGHVILKEFYVNKQSQYFHDYVTRYTDMPMLVMLEPGEKVLNQGRFLRAADLVDNLGEDNNPDWKTIAINSDDQRLTSPNGAIGYRWGEKGKWNLEQKDKKGDVGLQLSLKDNHDDIVEVGFPYFGNAPHEYEYFQHTNHDEVQVRKIPAKKVELANGETAYVATVFDLMLAQYGVDNGIGDENRAKDYSDDVPYTPAWQEQITGVKPEDVIRVATEFGRNADKTKGRSMVIVGAGINHWYHMDMSYRGMINMLMMCGCIGQSGGGWAHYVGQEKLRPQTGWQPLAFGLDWQRPPRHMNGTSFFYNHSSQWRYEKLDMSEVVSPLANKDKWNSTILDYNTRAERMGWLPSAPQLSTNPLGLVKAAEEAGMDVKDYVVDQLKKGDLKFACQQPDDPKNFPRNLFIWRSNLLGSSGKGHEYMLKHLLGTKHGLLGKDLGEFGGKKPEDVEWVDEAPEGKIDLLTTLDFRMSTTCLYSDIVLPTATWYEKDDMNTSDMHPFIHPLTAAVDPVWEAQSDWDIFKGIAKNFSKMSQGHLGVEQDVVTVPLQHDSPGELAQPYGGKAWWKGECEAIPGKTMPNITVVERDYPNTYHRFTSLGPLMEKLGNGGKGISWDTKEEVEFLGKLNRRHVEEGANQGRPKIESAIDACETILSLAPETNGHVAVKAWAALGELTGRDHTHLAKPKEEEKIRFRDIVAQPRKIISSPTWSGLEDEHVSYNAGYTNVHELIPWRTITGRQQFYQDHEWMLDFGESLCAYKPPINLKTVAPVLNKRQNGNKEIVLNWITPHQKWGIHSTYSDNLIMQTLSRGGPIVWISEIDAKAAGIEDNDWMEIFNVNGSICARAVVSQRVPEGMSMMYHAQERILNMPGSELTGTRGGIHNSVTRVVMKPTHMIGGYAQQAYGFNYYGTVGCNRDEFVVVRKMDKVDFLDTE, encoded by the coding sequence ATGAGTCGTCTACTCGAAAAACTGCGTTTTTTTAAAACGCACAAAGAACCATTTGCCGACGGTCACGGTGTCACCACCGACGAAGACCGCGCTTGGGAGCAAGGTTATCGGCAACGTTGGCAGCATGACAAAGTGGTACGTTCTACCCACGGGGTAAACTGTACCGGTTCGTGCAGCTGGAAAATTTATGTCAAAGACGGTTTGGTTACCTGGGAAACCCAGCAAACCGACTATCCGCGTACACGTCCTGACCTACCAAACCATGAGCCTCGCGGCTGTCCTCGTGGTGCGAGCTATTCGTGGTACATCTACAGCGCCAACCGCTTAAAGTATCCAAAAGTGCGGCAGCAGTTGATGTCGTTATGGCGCGAAGCGAAAGAAAAGCATAAAGACCCGGTCAAAGCCTGGGAGTCAATCGTTACTGATCCGGCCAAAGCGAAAAGCTACAAGCAAGCACGTGGTATGGGCGGCTTTATTCGTGCCAGCTGGCAGGAAGTGAACGAAATTATCGCTGCATCTAACGTGTACACGGCAAAAGAATACGGTCCTGACCGCATAACTGGCTTTTCGCCAATTCCTGCTATGTCGATGGTGTCATACGCTGCCGGCGCACGTTATCTGTCTCTTATTGGTGGTAACTGCTTAAGTTTCTACGACTGGTACTGTGACTTACCGCCGTCTTCACCTCAAGTGTGGGGCGAGCAAACCGACGTGCCGGAGTCAGCGGACTGGTACAACTCCAACTACATTATTGCCTGGGGTTCTAACGTACCGCAAACGCGTACACCGGACGCTCACTTCTTTACCGAAGTGCGTTACAAAGGTACGAAAACCTGTGTTATTACGTCGGACTATTCCGAAGCTTCAAAGTTTGGTGATACCTGGTTAGCCCCTCGTCAGGGTACCGACTCAGCACTGGCCATGGCCTTTGGGCACGTCATTCTGAAAGAATTCTACGTGAACAAGCAAAGCCAGTATTTCCACGACTATGTGACGCGCTACACCGACATGCCAATGCTGGTTATGTTGGAGCCGGGCGAAAAAGTCTTGAATCAGGGCCGTTTCCTGCGCGCTGCTGACTTGGTCGACAATCTGGGCGAAGACAATAACCCAGACTGGAAAACCATTGCTATTAACAGTGACGATCAGCGTTTAACCAGCCCGAACGGTGCTATCGGTTATCGCTGGGGTGAAAAAGGCAAGTGGAACCTGGAGCAGAAAGATAAGAAAGGCGACGTTGGCCTGCAATTGTCATTAAAAGACAACCACGATGACATTGTGGAAGTGGGCTTCCCATACTTCGGTAATGCACCGCACGAGTATGAATATTTCCAACATACCAACCACGACGAAGTTCAGGTTCGCAAAATTCCGGCCAAAAAGGTTGAGCTGGCGAACGGTGAGACCGCTTACGTTGCGACCGTCTTCGACTTAATGCTGGCGCAGTACGGTGTCGACAATGGCATTGGTGACGAAAATCGTGCCAAAGACTACAGCGACGATGTGCCTTACACGCCGGCATGGCAAGAGCAAATTACTGGCGTTAAACCTGAAGACGTTATTCGCGTGGCAACCGAGTTTGGTCGCAATGCGGACAAAACGAAAGGTCGCTCCATGGTTATCGTGGGTGCCGGTATCAACCACTGGTACCACATGGACATGAGCTATCGCGGCATGATCAACATGCTGATGATGTGTGGCTGTATCGGTCAGTCTGGCGGCGGCTGGGCTCATTACGTGGGTCAGGAAAAACTGCGTCCACAAACCGGCTGGCAACCGCTGGCATTTGGTCTGGACTGGCAGCGTCCACCTCGCCACATGAACGGTACTTCGTTCTTCTACAACCACTCGAGCCAATGGCGTTATGAGAAGCTCGACATGAGCGAAGTGGTGTCGCCGCTTGCCAACAAAGACAAGTGGAACAGCACGATTCTGGACTACAACACCCGCGCTGAGCGTATGGGTTGGTTGCCGTCTGCGCCACAACTCAGTACTAACCCGCTGGGCTTGGTTAAAGCGGCGGAAGAAGCTGGTATGGATGTAAAAGATTATGTGGTTGATCAACTGAAAAAAGGCGACCTGAAGTTTGCCTGTCAGCAACCGGATGATCCGAAAAACTTCCCGCGTAACTTATTTATCTGGCGTTCAAACCTGTTGGGTTCGTCCGGTAAAGGTCATGAGTACATGCTCAAGCACTTACTCGGCACCAAGCATGGTCTATTAGGTAAAGACTTAGGCGAGTTCGGTGGTAAGAAACCGGAAGACGTGGAATGGGTAGACGAAGCGCCGGAAGGTAAAATCGACCTGTTAACCACACTCGATTTCCGTATGTCGACTACCTGTCTGTATTCAGACATTGTTCTGCCAACAGCGACCTGGTACGAAAAAGACGACATGAATACCTCGGATATGCATCCGTTTATTCACCCATTAACAGCCGCGGTCGACCCGGTTTGGGAAGCTCAGTCTGACTGGGACATCTTTAAAGGCATCGCGAAGAACTTCTCGAAAATGAGTCAAGGTCATCTGGGCGTTGAACAAGATGTGGTAACGGTACCGTTACAGCACGACTCGCCGGGTGAATTAGCACAGCCATACGGTGGTAAAGCGTGGTGGAAAGGCGAATGTGAAGCCATTCCGGGTAAAACCATGCCGAACATTACGGTGGTTGAGCGTGATTATCCGAACACCTATCACCGCTTTACCTCGCTCGGTCCATTGATGGAGAAACTGGGCAACGGTGGTAAAGGCATTAGCTGGGACACCAAAGAAGAAGTGGAATTCCTTGGCAAGTTGAACCGCAGACATGTGGAAGAAGGTGCCAACCAAGGTCGTCCGAAGATTGAATCGGCGATAGATGCCTGCGAAACGATTTTGTCGCTGGCGCCTGAAACTAATGGTCATGTTGCTGTTAAAGCCTGGGCGGCACTGGGTGAGCTGACAGGGCGTGATCACACACACCTGGCGAAGCCGAAGGAAGAAGAGAAAATCCGCTTCCGCGATATCGTTGCACAGCCACGCAAGATCATTTCGTCACCGACCTGGTCAGGTCTGGAAGATGAGCACGTGTCTTACAACGCTGGTTACACCAACGTTCATGAGCTGATTCCATGGCGCACCATTACCGGTCGTCAGCAGTTCTATCAGGACCATGAATGGATGCTGGACTTTGGTGAGAGCCTTTGTGCGTATAAGCCACCGATTAACCTGAAAACGGTTGCCCCGGTGCTGAACAAGCGCCAGAACGGCAATAAAGAAATTGTACTGAACTGGATTACACCGCACCAGAAGTGGGGTATCCACAGTACTTACTCCGACAACCTGATTATGCAGACCTTGTCACGCGGTGGCCCGATCGTCTGGATAAGTGAAATCGACGCGAAAGCGGCCGGTATTGAAGATAACGATTGGATGGAAATCTTTAACGTTAACGGTTCAATCTGTGCTCGTGCGGTGGTTTCGCAGCGCGTACCAGAGGGTATGAGCATGATGTATCACGCCCAGGAGCGTATTTTGAATATGCCGGGCTCTGAGCTGACCGGTACCCGCGGTGGTATCCACAACTCAGTAACGCGTGTGGTCATGAAGCCAACCCATATGATTGGTGGTTATGCACAACAGGCGTACGGCTTTAACTACTACGGGACAGTAGGCTGTAACCGCGATGAATTCGTGGTGGTCCGCAAGATGGACAAAGTCGACTTCCTGGATACTGAATAA
- a CDS encoding ATP-binding protein has protein sequence MLRNASIINVFRISLAIIVIVASASSLSAFWLLEKSEQDAELINVAGSMRMHAYKFATELSNDQPAQAQATVEKIEGLWEKPLLNRHFAKASTDLENYALQVKQEWQGIARDAQERGYSQLSDSDSQRISIYVDQLDELVGMLQEHSEHRMESVRSALALASFIIVAVFFFLLTVLKRKIDEPLTHLLSVSKRLGRGDFTAKSKLNNNDEIGQLARTLNKMSETVSYFYGGLERRVEQQTEELSRKNKVLSFLYDTARSIIEHSYDYNNYQEVIEKLYEVGEVEDIELCLLTEEGNRPFLQLQPRPNSHEPCEAGDCATCIKAGPGASVIEDKMVYRFVLKREDQNYGVLIVRCDPTEPLATWQQQLMSSTADQLALSQSLKSEEEQVRRLALMHERTVIARELHDSLAQALSYLKIQVTRLHKAVDKDDRDTIDDVSNELREGLNAAYRQLRELLTTFRLKVDGSGLYNALQTTVKQFSEQSDMAINLDYRLNNIPLAPHEEIHLLQIIREASQNAINHSEGTEVSITLSQPSGQDVELHIRDNGIGLPENAEKINHYGLAIMQERSRNLGGDIRLQRLESGGTEVFFTFTPDYLLQ, from the coding sequence ATGCTGCGTAATGCCTCAATCATTAATGTCTTTCGAATATCCCTCGCGATTATTGTGATTGTCGCCAGCGCATCCTCTTTATCAGCTTTCTGGTTGTTGGAAAAATCCGAGCAGGACGCCGAGCTTATTAACGTTGCAGGCTCCATGCGCATGCACGCCTACAAGTTCGCGACCGAACTTTCTAATGATCAACCGGCACAAGCCCAGGCTACTGTCGAAAAAATTGAAGGCCTGTGGGAAAAGCCACTTCTGAATCGCCATTTCGCTAAAGCCAGCACAGACCTCGAAAATTACGCCCTGCAGGTAAAACAGGAATGGCAAGGTATTGCTCGAGACGCGCAAGAGCGAGGCTATTCACAACTTTCTGACAGTGATTCACAGCGAATTAGTATTTATGTCGACCAGCTTGATGAACTCGTGGGTATGTTGCAGGAGCATTCCGAACACAGAATGGAAAGTGTCCGCAGTGCATTGGCGCTGGCCTCCTTTATTATTGTGGCAGTGTTTTTCTTCTTGCTGACCGTATTAAAACGCAAAATCGACGAACCGCTAACGCACTTATTGTCAGTGTCTAAGCGCTTAGGTCGCGGTGACTTTACCGCCAAGTCCAAGCTTAATAACAACGACGAAATTGGCCAGCTGGCACGCACACTGAATAAAATGTCAGAAACCGTCAGCTACTTTTACGGCGGACTGGAGCGCCGCGTCGAGCAGCAAACCGAAGAGCTGTCGCGTAAAAACAAAGTGCTGTCGTTCTTGTACGACACTGCGCGCTCTATTATTGAACACAGTTACGACTACAACAATTACCAGGAAGTTATCGAGAAACTTTACGAAGTGGGCGAAGTTGAGGACATTGAGCTGTGCCTGCTGACCGAAGAAGGTAATCGCCCGTTCCTGCAGTTGCAGCCACGCCCAAATTCTCATGAGCCCTGTGAAGCCGGCGACTGCGCTACCTGCATAAAAGCCGGCCCGGGTGCGTCGGTTATTGAAGACAAAATGGTCTATCGCTTTGTGTTAAAACGCGAAGACCAAAACTACGGCGTATTAATAGTACGCTGTGACCCAACAGAACCACTAGCGACCTGGCAGCAACAGCTTATGAGCTCAACCGCCGACCAACTGGCCTTGTCGCAAAGTCTTAAGTCTGAAGAAGAGCAAGTGCGCCGCCTGGCACTGATGCACGAACGTACGGTTATTGCGCGTGAGCTCCATGACTCGCTAGCGCAGGCATTGTCGTACTTAAAAATTCAGGTAACACGGCTGCATAAAGCCGTCGATAAGGACGACCGTGACACCATTGACGATGTGAGCAATGAACTGCGCGAAGGCCTGAATGCCGCCTACCGCCAGTTGCGCGAACTGCTGACCACCTTCCGCCTGAAAGTCGATGGCTCTGGATTGTACAACGCGCTGCAAACCACAGTGAAACAGTTCTCAGAACAAAGCGACATGGCCATTAATTTGGACTATCGCCTGAACAATATTCCACTAGCGCCGCACGAAGAAATTCATCTACTACAGATTATTCGCGAAGCCAGTCAAAACGCCATCAACCATAGCGAAGGCACCGAAGTCAGCATTACGCTGTCACAGCCAAGCGGACAAGATGTTGAGCTGCACATTCGTGACAACGGCATTGGCCTGCCTGAAAACGCCGAAAAAATTAACCACTACGGTCTGGCAATTATGCAAGAGCGCAGCCGTAACCTCGGCGGCGACATTCGTCTGCAACGACTCGAAAGCGGTGGCACCGAAGTCTTCTTTACCTTTACTCCGGATTATTTGTTGCAGTAG
- a CDS encoding MFS transporter, with protein sequence MGQVSGIRFALTGATLIAISFGLARFAFGLFVPQIRADLEISANTIGVIAALPLISFVVISLVAPLVTKYFGARNTTVLSALCGVFGLALVSQATGSISLGLGVFACGICTGLMMPALTSAMQALVDRSIHGRVSSVMNAGTSVGVALSVPAVLFLVGAWRYAYLSFTVVAIIGVLLAWFLIPSVSRLTPSNAAPPPKIKARQWWRLLKLSLFAFAMGFIASAYWTFGPDLVTNLGSLSSQQSGWLWLALGIAGLGGAVISDLADRNNPPITHALMLMMLTTSLTLLAASPSQIYLAVFSALIFGLAYMSLTGLYLMTGIRLLPGRLSMGPVLPFVACALGQAAGSPIIGLLVGEFGYAESFSIFAAVGVFIALISPFYPGHTEHEGEVPEEETGLQAAYDNQLQDEEGEPLESSSIEH encoded by the coding sequence ATGGGACAAGTTTCAGGCATCCGTTTTGCGCTGACAGGCGCCACTCTTATTGCCATAAGCTTTGGGCTGGCGCGTTTCGCCTTTGGTTTGTTTGTCCCGCAAATACGTGCTGACCTAGAAATTAGCGCTAACACAATTGGTGTTATCGCCGCACTCCCCCTTATCAGTTTTGTTGTTATCAGTTTAGTGGCTCCGTTAGTCACCAAGTATTTTGGTGCACGTAATACGACCGTGTTATCTGCTTTATGCGGTGTTTTTGGTCTGGCGTTAGTGAGTCAGGCAACCGGTTCCATAAGTCTCGGTTTAGGCGTATTCGCTTGTGGTATATGCACGGGCTTAATGATGCCGGCGTTAACTTCCGCTATGCAGGCATTGGTCGACCGCTCTATTCATGGCCGTGTCAGCTCCGTAATGAATGCGGGTACAAGCGTTGGTGTCGCGCTCTCTGTTCCGGCTGTCTTGTTTTTAGTGGGGGCATGGCGCTACGCCTATTTGTCCTTCACGGTAGTCGCAATTATTGGTGTTCTGCTTGCTTGGTTTTTAATTCCGTCGGTTTCCAGACTTACTCCCTCTAATGCCGCACCACCACCTAAGATTAAAGCTCGACAATGGTGGCGCTTATTAAAGTTGTCCCTATTTGCCTTCGCCATGGGTTTTATTGCATCTGCTTATTGGACGTTTGGGCCGGATTTAGTCACCAATTTGGGCTCACTGTCGTCCCAACAAAGCGGTTGGTTATGGTTAGCCTTAGGTATTGCGGGCTTAGGCGGCGCTGTTATCAGTGACCTGGCAGACAGAAATAACCCACCGATAACCCACGCGCTCATGCTGATGATGCTCACAACCAGCTTAACCCTGCTGGCCGCCAGCCCAAGCCAGATCTATCTTGCCGTGTTTTCAGCATTGATTTTCGGTTTGGCCTACATGAGCCTAACCGGGTTGTATCTGATGACAGGCATTCGTTTATTGCCAGGCCGCCTTTCAATGGGGCCCGTTTTACCCTTTGTAGCTTGCGCCCTAGGCCAGGCTGCAGGATCGCCTATTATTGGTTTACTCGTTGGTGAATTTGGCTATGCCGAAAGCTTTTCTATTTTTGCCGCAGTGGGCGTTTTTATTGCACTCATATCGCCATTCTATCCCGGCCATACTGAACATGAGGGTGAAGTGCCTGAAGAAGAAACTGGTCTCCAGGCAGCGTATGATAATCAGCTGCAGGATGAAGAAGGCGAGCCTTTAGAAAGTTCGAGTATCGAACATTGA
- a CDS encoding Fic family protein, giving the protein MATPSDKLADALEALHDLQMNGSVAIRSADLSRTHRERLVQNGFLEEVIKGWYVPARPDETRGESTAWYASFWQFCAAYLNHLKGDEWCLSPEQSIALHTENMTVPKQLLVRATKARNNVTELPHGTSLLDIRAALPEPTQVTSKNGLRIYSLPAALIACSRQSFTQNPTDMRAGLSMISDASEVLEQLLEGGHSSIAGRLAGAFRNIGRTQIADDIMGTMRAAGYNLRETDPFEQQSSLSFSQREQSPYVNRIRLMWQHMRETVIAHFPASPTQTVDKNAYMQHVEDVYVTDAYHSLSIEGYRVTPELITRVRTGDWNPEQNADDKERLNTLAARGYWQAYQAVRNSIARILDGHNAGEVVDNDHRIWYREMFAPGVTAGLHKPADLAGYRNAPVFIRRSMHTPPSREAVRDAMPAFFELLKAEENAAVRVVLGHFIFVYIHPYMDGNGRTGRFLMNAMLASGGYPWTIVPLKQRNDYMFALEEASTNQNIEPFTKFLGALVQASLDGKAEPSIPND; this is encoded by the coding sequence ATGGCAACACCTTCTGATAAACTGGCTGATGCCTTAGAAGCACTTCATGATCTTCAGATGAATGGCTCAGTTGCCATACGCTCTGCTGATCTCTCGCGCACTCACCGAGAACGTCTCGTTCAAAATGGCTTCCTTGAAGAAGTCATCAAGGGCTGGTATGTGCCAGCACGCCCAGATGAAACACGCGGGGAGAGTACGGCGTGGTATGCCTCCTTTTGGCAATTTTGTGCAGCCTACCTTAACCACTTAAAGGGCGACGAATGGTGCTTATCACCTGAGCAATCTATCGCGCTTCATACTGAAAATATGACTGTGCCCAAACAGTTACTGGTTCGAGCGACCAAAGCACGGAACAATGTAACAGAATTGCCTCACGGCACATCACTATTAGATATTCGCGCTGCGCTTCCCGAACCCACTCAGGTGACGAGCAAAAACGGTCTGCGCATATATAGCCTTCCGGCTGCTTTGATTGCCTGTAGCAGACAGAGCTTTACTCAAAACCCAACAGATATGCGCGCGGGACTATCTATGATTAGTGATGCATCTGAAGTTTTGGAGCAATTGCTAGAAGGTGGCCATAGCTCTATTGCTGGCCGTTTAGCAGGTGCATTCAGAAATATTGGCCGCACCCAAATTGCTGACGATATTATGGGCACAATGCGCGCGGCTGGGTATAATTTGCGCGAAACAGACCCGTTTGAACAACAATCCAGCCTAAGCTTCTCACAGCGTGAGCAATCTCCATACGTAAATCGTATACGGCTTATGTGGCAGCATATGCGGGAAACTGTGATAGCGCACTTTCCCGCTTCCCCGACGCAAACAGTCGATAAAAACGCCTACATGCAGCATGTTGAAGATGTGTATGTAACGGACGCCTATCATTCGCTTTCTATTGAGGGCTATCGCGTCACGCCTGAGTTGATCACCCGCGTTCGTACGGGAGATTGGAATCCAGAACAAAACGCCGATGATAAAGAGCGGCTAAATACTTTGGCCGCCAGAGGTTATTGGCAGGCATACCAAGCCGTGCGCAATAGTATAGCTCGAATACTCGATGGGCATAATGCAGGAGAAGTCGTCGATAACGATCATCGCATATGGTATCGCGAAATGTTTGCGCCGGGAGTGACGGCTGGTCTTCATAAACCTGCCGATCTTGCTGGTTATCGGAATGCGCCCGTTTTTATCCGTCGTTCAATGCACACGCCGCCAAGCCGAGAGGCTGTGCGTGATGCTATGCCAGCGTTTTTTGAGTTGCTGAAAGCCGAGGAAAATGCCGCTGTGCGTGTTGTGCTAGGGCATTTTATATTTGTCTATATTCATCCTTATATGGATGGTAACGGCCGCACAGGTCGTTTTTTGATGAATGCCATGCTTGCCAGTGGCGGCTACCCTTGGACGATTGTGCCACTGAAACAACGCAATGATTATATGTTTGCACTTGAAGAGGCGAGCACAAACCAAAACATAGAGCCTTTCACGAAATTCTTGGGGGCACTTGTTCAAGCCTCACTGGATGGTAAAGCAGAGCCTTCAATTCCGAATGATTAA